The segment GGTGGTCAGCTTTCTCCTGGCCGTGGCTGCCGGACTCCTGCTACCGGATTGTCGGCTGGCAGGTGGCGCGATCGATCCGGCAGCGGACTCGGCGCTGGTAGCGCAGGAAATCGGTGTCATCGCCCCGCAGGCCGCGCCGAATCTTTTCCTGCTCGTTTCCACGCCCGGCGGTGTGTCTTCGGTCGATGACCCGCGGGTTAGCGAGGCGGGCCGACGGCTGGCCGCCGCTCTTGCGGCGACGGACGGTGTCACTGGGGTGGTCTCCGCGTGGACGCTGCCGGTGGCGACACTGCGCTCTATGGATGGGAGGTCCGGGCTCGTCCTTGCGCATATCGAAGGTGACGAGGCTGTGCAGGATCGCACCCTGGCGGCTGTGCGTGCGCGACTCCCCGATGTCGGCCCCGGGATCAGCGTCCGGTTGGGTGGGCCCGCGGCCGTGCGAGCGGAGGTGCTCGCGGCCATCAAGGCGGACCTGATCAAGGCTGAAGTTGTTGCTGTGCCGCTGGTGCTGATCATTCTGCTGATAGTTTTCGGCGGATTCACCGCCGCGCTGCTTCCGATCGCGGTCGGCGTGTTCTCCATAGTGACAACCGATGCCGCGTTGAAATTTCTCAGCCAGTTCACCGAGGTGTCGATATTCTCGCAAAACCTCACAACCGCCGTCGGATTGGGACTCGCCGTCGATTACGCCCTGCTCTTGGTGCGCCGCTTCCGGGAGGAACTTGTCACTGCGGAGAGCGTGGACGCGGCTGTCGAGCGGACTGTCGCTACCGCTGGCCGTACTGTGCTCGTGTCCGCGGCGACCTTCGCGGCGGTGGTGGCCGTGCTGATGCTGTTTCCGATGTACTTTCTGCGTTCGTTCGCTTACGCCGGTGTTGTGGTAGTTGCGATTTCGACTTTCGCGGCTCTGGTTTTCCTGCCCGAGGCGCTGAGGGTGGTCGGTCATCGGATCGGAGCTAGGCGGCCCGAGGACACCGCGCCTGATGGGGGCAGATGGGCTCGCTGGACGCGTAGGGTCCTGCGCCGCCCCTGGGTGTTCGGTATCGCCTCGATGGGACTGCTGGTATCGCTCGCGGCCCCGTTCGGCTCTGTGCTCTATGGCACCATGGACGATCGGCAACTGCCCCCTGGTGCCGACATGCGGGCTACCCATGACATGCTGCGCTCCGACTTCGACTCGGCCGCGCTACCAATTGTTCAGCTGACAATTCCGGCCGATATGAATCTTCAAGACGTGCACCGGATTTCGTCCGAGCTGCGTGAAATCGATGATGTCACGAGCGTCGCACCACCGCCTTTGCTGGCGGAGCCAAAGGCGAGTTCGGCCGCGAGGAACCGAGTGCTGCTGGTGTCGGCGCGCAATGGAATCGAACCCACCTCTGCGCAGGGGCAGGCCTTGGTTGCCGAAATCCAGCGTGTCGCCCGCGATCACGATATCCGAGCGGGCGGTGAGATCGCGACGCTGCTGGACACCAAAGCTGCGCTCGCCGGAACCGCGCCGATAGCTGCGGTCTTGGTGATCGCTGTCGCGTTGCTGGCGACCTTCGTGCTGACCGGAAGCGTAACTCTCGCGGTGGTTTCGGTGTTACTCAACGGCATGAGTTTGACCGCGAGTCTCGGCGCGATCGTGCTCGTCTTCCAGCAAGGGCACCTCTCCGGATTGCTCGGTTTCACCCCGACCGGCGTCATCGACACCACGCTTCCGATCCTGATCGTCTGCATTGCGTTCGGATTGTCTATGGACTATGGGGTTTTCGTGATGGCGCGGTTGACCGAGGAGCGGCAACTCGGTGCCGCACACGGCGATGCCATCGTTCGAGCCATCCAGCGTACCGGTGGAATCATCACCTCCGCGGCGGCCATTTTGACCATTGTGTTGCTCGCCATTGGCGCGTCTCGGGTCGCCGCGACAAAGATGGTCGGCCTGGGTGTCGCCCTCGCCGCTGTCGTGGACGCCAGCATCGTTCGGCTGATCCTGGTGCCGGCTGTCCTCGGGATTCTCGGTGAGAGGGTTTGGTGGGCTCCGCAGTTCCTGCTGAAGGTTGCCGCGCGGATAAGTTGTTGCACAACGGATTCCATCCTTGCTCGTGATGGTTCGGTTGTCCGAGCCGGAGTGGCAAGCCCGGCCACCGATCGGAGGTCACCCCTGACCGGAAACGTGGACCGCGCCAACAAGGCGGACGCGCGAAAAACGAAGGCATGGTAGGTATTCGAACAGTTCCAACCAACCTCAGGAGACTGAGCATGACATCATCGAGCAGGCTGATCCGGCGACTGGCTCCGAGCGAGGCATTCTTCGCCACCGTGAGCGTCTATGTGAGTTGTTCGACCCATGTCTCCGGGCCGCTGGACATGGTCGCGTTGTCGCGTGCCTTCGACGCACTGCGGGCGGAATATCCTGTGCTGTCGTGTCGAATAGTGTCCGACGGCGCGGGGCAGGCGGTCCTCGAAACGGTCCCCGTCGTCTCGGCCGGCGTCAGTCAGAAGCGGGCGAGCAGTGACGACCCGCTCGACCAGCTGTCGGACTTGCGGGGATCGGCGGCTGCCGTACACGTCGTGCGACGCGACAGGGAGACATCTTCGGTCACGCTGCTGACCCATCACGCCATTGCGGACGGGCCGCATTCGCTGCGGCTGCTGGCCACTCTGTGGTCGTACTACACCGACACGATCGCGGGCAGGCGATCGCAGGCGCCCGTGCGCCCGTACCCCCGGTGCCTCGAGGACTTGTTGTCCGAGCGCGGGATCGTCGCACCTACCGATGGCGTCGCAGCGCAAAAATCAACGCCGGCAGGTGATCAGGCCTCGGACCCGCCCGAGCCCGAGCCCGAGCCCGAAGAGGTTGTATGGACTCGCACGCGGCTGACTATGCAGGAGACGGAGTCGCTGCTCGCGCTCGGGCGGCAGGAAAACACTACTTTGAACGGGGTGGTCTCGGCGGCCCTGCTGCGCGCCGCAGCCGACGCCCTTGGCGTCGCGGTCGCCGATTTGACCTACGAATATGCGGTCGACTTACGTCGACGACTGGTTCCGCCGGTGGATACCACCGACGGAACCAACGTTCAGGGCACTGCGCGGTTTGTCGCCGAAGTCGTCACCGGGGGAGAGGATCTCGCTTTGGCCCGGGCAATCAGTGCTCGACTGACCCGAGACCTGGCGACTGGTGCCATACAGCGTTCATGGCTGTGCGTCGCTGACCGGCTGGCCTCGCTCATCG is part of the Nocardia sp. XZ_19_385 genome and harbors:
- a CDS encoding MMPL family transporter, whose amino-acid sequence is MAGTVRFRIRPLLSCMVVSFLLAVAAGLLLPDCRLAGGAIDPAADSALVAQEIGVIAPQAAPNLFLLVSTPGGVSSVDDPRVSEAGRRLAAALAATDGVTGVVSAWTLPVATLRSMDGRSGLVLAHIEGDEAVQDRTLAAVRARLPDVGPGISVRLGGPAAVRAEVLAAIKADLIKAEVVAVPLVLIILLIVFGGFTAALLPIAVGVFSIVTTDAALKFLSQFTEVSIFSQNLTTAVGLGLAVDYALLLVRRFREELVTAESVDAAVERTVATAGRTVLVSAATFAAVVAVLMLFPMYFLRSFAYAGVVVVAISTFAALVFLPEALRVVGHRIGARRPEDTAPDGGRWARWTRRVLRRPWVFGIASMGLLVSLAAPFGSVLYGTMDDRQLPPGADMRATHDMLRSDFDSAALPIVQLTIPADMNLQDVHRISSELREIDDVTSVAPPPLLAEPKASSAARNRVLLVSARNGIEPTSAQGQALVAEIQRVARDHDIRAGGEIATLLDTKAALAGTAPIAAVLVIAVALLATFVLTGSVTLAVVSVLLNGMSLTASLGAIVLVFQQGHLSGLLGFTPTGVIDTTLPILIVCIAFGLSMDYGVFVMARLTEERQLGAAHGDAIVRAIQRTGGIITSAAAILTIVLLAIGASRVAATKMVGLGVALAAVVDASIVRLILVPAVLGILGERVWWAPQFLLKVAARISCCTTDSILARDGSVVRAGVASPATDRRSPLTGNVDRANKADARKTKAW